The following are from one region of the Treponema denticola genome:
- a CDS encoding ornithine cyclodeaminase gives MLKTKYIDLPTMAKYLKSVGAETVIKRLVPYLEEDYKRWNDFDKVPRMAHHSPVGVIELMPIGDSKTYSFKYVNGHPENPKHNFLTVMAIGVLAEVCTGFPLLLSELTLTTAVRTAATSVMAAKYLAKPNPKKMALIGNGCQSEFQALGFHHILGVEEIYCYDVDPAATDKLMDNLKDVKGLKLIKCSSTKEACKGVDIITTITADKKNAIIITPDMVEPGMHINAVGGDCPGKTELDSKVLFMGDVYVEFEPQSRIEGEIQHMDDNFKVTEIWNVIKTGKPINRKPDEITIFDSVGFALEDFSILRLMYDIAKDENVGIPQELVPVLKNPKNLYGMLR, from the coding sequence ATGTTGAAGACGAAGTATATTGATTTGCCTACAATGGCAAAGTATCTTAAATCTGTCGGTGCCGAAACGGTTATTAAACGGCTTGTTCCTTATTTGGAAGAAGATTATAAAAGATGGAATGACTTTGACAAGGTTCCAAGGATGGCTCACCACAGTCCCGTAGGGGTTATTGAGCTCATGCCGATAGGAGACTCCAAAACCTATTCTTTTAAATACGTAAACGGTCATCCCGAAAACCCTAAGCACAATTTTTTAACCGTTATGGCTATAGGAGTTTTAGCTGAAGTTTGTACAGGATTTCCTCTTCTTTTGAGTGAATTGACTTTGACAACGGCGGTTAGAACTGCCGCAACCTCGGTAATGGCTGCAAAGTATCTTGCAAAACCTAACCCTAAAAAGATGGCCTTAATAGGGAACGGCTGTCAAAGCGAATTCCAAGCTCTTGGATTTCATCATATTTTGGGGGTAGAAGAAATTTATTGTTATGATGTTGATCCTGCTGCAACAGATAAACTCATGGATAATCTTAAAGATGTAAAGGGCTTAAAGCTTATCAAATGCAGCAGCACAAAAGAGGCTTGTAAGGGGGTCGATATTATTACGACAATTACGGCCGATAAGAAAAATGCCATTATCATTACCCCCGATATGGTTGAGCCCGGTATGCACATAAACGCTGTTGGCGGCGACTGTCCCGGAAAAACCGAGCTTGATTCAAAGGTTCTTTTTATGGGAGACGTTTATGTAGAATTTGAACCTCAGAGCCGAATCGAGGGCGAAATTCAGCATATGGACGATAACTTTAAAGTTACCGAAATTTGGAATGTAATCAAAACAGGTAAACCCATAAACCGCAAGCCGGATGAAATTACCATTTTTGATTCCGTAGGTTTTGCCCTTGAAGATTTTTCAATTCTTCGCTTGATGTACGATATAGCAAAGGACGAAAATGTCGGCATTCCTCAGGAACTTGTCCCCGTTCTGAAGAACCCGAAAAACTTGTACGGTATGTTAAGATAA
- a CDS encoding peptidoglycan DD-metalloendopeptidase family protein, with the protein MDIITYSDAVHHNNRSYHNNRYRKPNTVKKSRLSSRDESLIVFGLFAMLTAGFLFFYFPILKLNWGLSSIRSISFWEEPSSINAMRQYTMPSSEIVKEDDLPHSETAEGVPFSPADVPDFITAVDFEEYMVSKGDTVSGIIQKFGLKNLGTLLSVNGISSAKKLRIGQKLIIPSIDGLIYTAVKGDSLSSIAGKFNLSINAILDANDLENQTVTVGQKLFIPGAMMSSFELKKALGELFIYPVIGRLTSPFGYRRDPFTGRKSFHTGIDIASPTGTPIKLTLDGTVSYTGYSAVYGNYVIVTHSGGYQSMYGHMNSIKVRRGQILNQGGIIGTVGNTGRSTGPHVHFSVYKDGKLINPLTVLK; encoded by the coding sequence ATGGATATCATAACTTATTCGGATGCAGTGCATCATAACAATAGATCGTATCATAATAATAGATATAGAAAGCCGAATACCGTAAAAAAGAGCAGACTTAGCTCTAGGGATGAATCTTTGATTGTTTTCGGGCTCTTTGCTATGCTCACGGCAGGATTCCTATTTTTCTATTTCCCGATTTTAAAGCTTAATTGGGGGCTTTCATCAATAAGGTCTATATCATTTTGGGAAGAGCCTTCATCTATAAATGCAATGCGTCAATATACCATGCCTTCTTCCGAGATTGTAAAAGAGGATGACCTTCCTCATTCGGAAACTGCAGAAGGTGTCCCTTTTTCTCCTGCTGATGTACCGGATTTTATTACTGCCGTCGATTTTGAAGAATATATGGTTTCAAAGGGAGATACGGTAAGCGGTATTATTCAAAAATTCGGCCTTAAAAATTTAGGGACCCTTCTTTCAGTAAACGGAATAAGCAGTGCAAAGAAGTTAAGGATAGGGCAAAAGCTAATTATTCCTTCGATTGACGGGCTTATTTATACGGCCGTAAAGGGCGATTCCTTGAGCTCTATTGCCGGTAAATTTAACCTGTCTATCAATGCAATCTTGGATGCAAATGATCTTGAAAATCAGACGGTAACTGTAGGACAAAAGCTTTTTATTCCGGGAGCAATGATGAGCTCCTTTGAGCTTAAAAAGGCCTTGGGCGAGCTCTTTATTTATCCTGTGATTGGAAGGCTTACTTCGCCGTTTGGCTACAGAAGAGATCCTTTTACCGGAAGGAAGAGTTTTCACACAGGTATCGATATTGCATCTCCTACAGGAACTCCTATTAAGCTGACTCTCGACGGTACGGTTTCTTATACAGGTTATTCTGCCGTTTATGGTAATTATGTTATAGTTACTCATTCGGGCGGTTATCAGTCAATGTATGGGCATATGAATTCGATAAAGGTAAGGAGAGGCCAAATTCTAAATCAGGGCGGTATTATCGGAACTGTAGGAAATACGGGAAGATCTACGGGCCCTCATGTCCACTTTTCCGTATATAAAGACGGAAAACTCATTAATCCATTAACCGTATTAAAGTAA
- a CDS encoding glutaredoxin domain-containing protein, translated as MKKQLFLFGSKLCPDCGPAKEYLERKGVKFRYFDITEDLGYLKFLLKYRDERAEFDQLKKEGKIGIPCLMVGDGEEFVFDVEEADLSKWS; from the coding sequence ATGAAAAAGCAATTATTTTTATTCGGTAGTAAATTATGCCCCGATTGCGGGCCTGCAAAGGAATATCTAGAAAGAAAAGGAGTAAAGTTCCGCTATTTTGACATTACTGAAGATTTGGGTTATCTAAAGTTTTTGTTAAAATATCGGGACGAGAGAGCTGAATTTGATCAGCTCAAAAAGGAGGGAAAGATCGGCATCCCATGCTTGATGGTTGGAGACGGTGAAGAGTTTGTATTCGACGTTGAAGAAGCAGACCTATCAAAATGGTCTTAA
- the hflX gene encoding GTPase HflX: MYITDNETKKALLIFTDIFSGPTSNSYISRSSLQEKSAEALKEIEEKELKSLVETIFLKPISSLRFRIAKENPATLVGSGQLEKIAQAIEEERADLVVFNSAVSPRIQRNLEAALNTCVIDRSEVIIQIFADRAQTREAVLQAELARLEYSMPRLTRRWTSLAQQRGGAKGTRGASRGAGEKKLELDRRRLKTDIAKLKKEVERVRLQRSEQRKTRLNGDKKIGAIVGYTNAGKSSLLKKLSGAEVFTEDKLFATLDAETRKVFLQTGEKNIQILLTDTVGFVSNLPHQLIDAFHSTLEEAALADFLIIVCDAAHPAMPECLEVTKKVLDELSCSDKPSIIAINKMDEVFDEAQLLNLKERYPEAVEISVKTGQGLEGLKKKITDIIIFDK; encoded by the coding sequence ATGTATATAACCGATAACGAAACAAAAAAGGCCTTACTTATTTTTACGGATATATTTTCAGGGCCGACCTCAAACTCTTATATAAGCCGCTCCTCCTTGCAGGAAAAAAGTGCGGAAGCCCTAAAAGAAATAGAAGAAAAGGAGCTGAAAAGTCTTGTTGAAACTATCTTTTTAAAACCCATATCCTCCCTCCGTTTTAGAATAGCAAAAGAAAACCCTGCAACTCTTGTAGGCTCGGGACAGCTTGAAAAAATTGCTCAAGCGATCGAAGAAGAAAGAGCCGATCTTGTTGTCTTTAACAGTGCGGTAAGCCCCCGCATTCAGCGAAACCTTGAAGCAGCCCTTAACACCTGCGTTATAGACCGCTCCGAGGTTATTATCCAAATATTTGCGGACAGGGCTCAAACGAGGGAGGCCGTCTTGCAGGCTGAACTCGCCCGTTTAGAATATTCTATGCCACGCCTTACCAGAAGATGGACTAGCCTTGCCCAACAAAGAGGCGGGGCAAAAGGAACAAGAGGAGCTTCCAGAGGTGCGGGCGAAAAAAAGCTGGAACTTGACAGAAGACGCTTAAAAACCGACATTGCCAAGCTCAAAAAAGAGGTGGAACGGGTAAGACTTCAAAGGAGTGAACAGCGTAAAACCCGCTTAAACGGGGATAAAAAAATAGGGGCTATCGTAGGCTACACAAATGCCGGAAAATCCTCCCTTTTAAAAAAACTTTCGGGAGCGGAAGTATTTACCGAAGACAAGCTTTTTGCCACCCTTGATGCCGAAACCAGAAAAGTTTTTTTACAAACGGGCGAAAAAAATATTCAAATTTTATTGACCGACACCGTAGGCTTTGTAAGTAATCTGCCTCACCAGCTGATTGATGCCTTCCACTCGACCTTGGAAGAAGCCGCCCTTGCAGATTTTTTAATCATAGTATGCGATGCAGCCCATCCTGCAATGCCTGAATGTCTTGAAGTAACAAAAAAGGTCTTAGACGAGCTTTCTTGCAGTGATAAACCTTCTATAATCGCAATAAACAAAATGGATGAAGTTTTTGATGAGGCTCAATTACTAAACTTAAAAGAGCGTTATCCCGAAGCCGTCGAGATTTCGGTTAAGACGGGACAGGGTCTTGAAGGTTTAAAGAAAAAAATAACCGATATAATTATTTTTGATAAATAA
- a CDS encoding putative toxin-antitoxin system toxin component, PIN family has translation MKSMQHEKENRVPLYAVIDTNVLVSAFLKENSIPRFVINYMYAGKIIPIYNEEIISEYFAVLSRPKFCFPKEAVNIAVNAIQKIGLKIDGINVLDPMPDPKDIVFYAVTLSARKNLETYLITGNIKHFPMETFVVTPRQILDLLEKPI, from the coding sequence ATGAAATCGATGCAGCACGAAAAGGAAAATAGAGTGCCGCTGTACGCCGTAATTGATACAAATGTTCTTGTTTCTGCATTTTTAAAAGAAAATTCTATTCCTCGTTTTGTGATTAACTATATGTATGCAGGCAAAATCATCCCAATTTATAATGAAGAAATTATAAGCGAATATTTTGCTGTGTTGTCCCGTCCAAAATTTTGCTTTCCTAAGGAAGCTGTCAATATTGCGGTTAATGCAATACAAAAAATAGGCTTAAAAATAGATGGGATAAATGTTTTAGATCCTATGCCTGACCCAAAAGACATTGTTTTTTATGCTGTTACACTAAGTGCTAGAAAAAATCTTGAAACTTATTTGATCACCGGTAATATAAAACACTTTCCTATGGAAACATTTGTTGTAACACCGCGTCAAATTTTAGATTTACTTGAGAAACCAATTTAA
- a CDS encoding type II toxin-antitoxin system RelB/DinJ family antitoxin → MASTLVQIRVDEKLKDDVTAVYEQLGLDLSTAVRIFFKRSVAENGIPFNMKLENTKQTLIKKEIPPDILSAMQSMSKSAAIYGVSEMSIEEINNEIDAARKGK, encoded by the coding sequence ATGGCAAGTACATTAGTTCAAATTAGGGTTGATGAGAAACTGAAAGATGATGTGACTGCTGTTTATGAGCAGTTAGGATTAGACTTATCCACAGCCGTACGTATATTTTTTAAGCGTAGTGTTGCTGAAAATGGGATTCCTTTTAATATGAAACTGGAAAATACCAAACAAACTTTAATAAAAAAAGAAATCCCTCCGGATATTCTTTCAGCAATGCAGTCTATGTCTAAAAGTGCAGCAATTTATGGCGTTTCCGAAATGAGCATTGAGGAAATTAATAATGAAATCGATGCAGCACGAAAAGGAAAATAG
- a CDS encoding GNAT family N-acetyltransferase — MIKIIKIENKDEKAKIVEEVLTDLPEWFGLPESTKEYINDSKELDLWAAKENDEIIGFITLTESSPDCADVHCMGVKKIYHNKGIGTLLFNELKKFASTKYDYIQVKTVDEGHYKEYDQTIAFYKKQGFKKLEVFPTLWDEWNPCLIMIQKL, encoded by the coding sequence ATGATAAAAATTATAAAAATAGAAAACAAAGACGAAAAAGCAAAAATTGTCGAAGAAGTTTTGACGGATTTACCGGAATGGTTCGGATTACCTGAAAGTACAAAAGAATATATCAATGATTCAAAAGAATTGGATTTATGGGCAGCGAAGGAAAATGATGAAATTATCGGGTTTATAACATTAACCGAATCAAGCCCTGATTGTGCTGATGTGCATTGTATGGGAGTAAAAAAAATATATCACAATAAGGGAATCGGCACATTATTATTTAATGAACTGAAAAAATTTGCTTCAACTAAATATGATTATATACAGGTAAAAACAGTAGATGAAGGTCATTATAAAGAATATGACCAAACAATAGCCTTTTATAAAAAACAAGGATTTAAAAAATTAGAAGTTTTTCCCACACTCTGGGATGAGTGGAATCCTTGTCTGATAATGATCCAAAAATTATAA
- a CDS encoding type I restriction endonuclease subunit R, producing the protein MTEYKNNHNFRYDSLLPEQKARVYIDAYLEDAGWTVVNRDEFVPEAINAQAVRENILKGNKEADYILYLDGKAIGVLEAKRKENNLGLEVAEQAQNYGNILPDWIRAWKTPLPFIFLSNGEILLFKDMHDEKPSYKLLKKMLTPKDIVNLAGGDIDSEYAKLPSVPSVGSKGLRECQFEAITKLELSFKQGFKKALIVLATGAGKTFTACTAAYRLLNYTSAKRVLFLVDRNNLGKQAEGEFGTYKLTETGNPFSDEYIVHRLKSVEKIGNASVVISTIQRLFAVLTGQEINDAGDDEETDNDENAPGKRIQFTGNILLPPDFFDVIIIDECHRSIYGDWRQVLTYFNNAKIIGLTATPTPEAEAFFNKNRVVNYTLEKSIADGVNVPPRVYRIKTEISESGGTIKDGEKIKKVSNWSGKRKTQKQHEDRQFTKTDIDRSVVIPAQIETVVQAYKDSIYESLYPDRKKDWTMIPKTLFFAKTENHAEDILKAIKKVFKNEFPNGEIPEHYAQLITCKSGNSNQLISDFRNDKDFRIAITVTLVATGTDIRPLEILVFMRDIHSEVLYTQMKGRGCRTFADDKLRNVTSNAASKDFYYLVDAVGVTEHEKSMPTLGGSGDIKKVLPLKDLLEHLAHGDLSDKNLELLAGYLSNVNKKAEAEDIIELNDLLAAITVKQLAVNIFESIAPESCSLPPYKDINEPNTERKILISLLINNVKARKKLLEINAGFIKIAFEKQDSLIYAGFSKEQAKEYITTFETYLDDNKDEIEALRILYNQEKVAITYTMLKDLEKKLIAYNNQFKPEFLWTCYQTLDGESGKVKPLNRETELGVFTNLIQLVRYGYKLDDELVSLKRRFGSYFNLYCGQAWRKFTPEQIEIVRQIAEYIVQNGCITNIELNNAKHDLFVKAVPIFGADKLNAEMQTISKYLFYGKAA; encoded by the coding sequence ATGACGGAATACAAGAACAATCATAATTTCAGATATGACAGCCTATTGCCTGAGCAAAAAGCGCGTGTTTATATAGATGCATATCTTGAAGATGCCGGCTGGACGGTAGTCAACCGGGATGAGTTTGTTCCCGAAGCGATAAATGCGCAAGCCGTCCGTGAAAATATCTTAAAAGGTAATAAAGAAGCCGATTACATTCTTTATCTTGACGGAAAAGCTATAGGGGTTCTTGAAGCAAAAAGAAAAGAGAATAATTTAGGTCTTGAAGTTGCAGAACAAGCACAAAATTACGGAAATATTCTCCCCGATTGGATACGGGCATGGAAAACTCCGCTTCCGTTTATTTTTCTTTCAAACGGCGAGATTTTGCTCTTTAAGGATATGCACGACGAAAAACCGAGTTATAAACTTCTTAAAAAAATGCTCACTCCGAAAGATATTGTTAATTTGGCAGGCGGCGACATTGATTCGGAATATGCAAAACTTCCTTCCGTCCCGTCTGTAGGATCAAAAGGTTTAAGAGAATGTCAATTTGAAGCAATCACGAAGCTGGAACTTTCATTTAAGCAGGGATTCAAAAAAGCTCTTATCGTTTTAGCTACGGGTGCCGGAAAAACATTTACTGCTTGTACCGCAGCATATCGTCTTTTGAATTATACATCCGCAAAGCGGGTCCTTTTTCTTGTAGACCGTAACAATCTTGGGAAGCAAGCCGAAGGCGAGTTCGGCACCTATAAACTTACGGAAACCGGTAATCCTTTTTCCGATGAATACATTGTTCATCGTCTTAAAAGCGTTGAAAAAATAGGAAATGCAAGTGTCGTCATTTCAACGATCCAACGGCTTTTTGCAGTACTCACGGGGCAAGAAATAAACGATGCCGGCGATGACGAAGAAACGGATAATGATGAAAACGCACCGGGGAAACGAATTCAGTTTACCGGAAACATACTTTTACCGCCGGATTTCTTTGACGTAATTATAATTGATGAATGTCATCGTTCGATTTACGGAGATTGGCGGCAGGTTCTTACCTATTTTAATAATGCAAAAATCATCGGACTGACGGCAACTCCGACACCGGAAGCTGAAGCGTTTTTTAATAAAAACCGAGTAGTAAATTACACTTTGGAAAAATCCATTGCCGACGGTGTTAATGTTCCTCCGCGTGTGTATAGAATTAAAACCGAAATCTCGGAAAGCGGCGGCACCATTAAAGACGGTGAAAAAATCAAAAAAGTTTCCAACTGGAGCGGTAAAAGAAAAACTCAAAAGCAGCATGAAGACCGGCAATTCACCAAAACGGATATAGATAGAAGTGTCGTGATTCCGGCACAAATCGAAACGGTTGTTCAAGCATATAAAGATTCCATCTATGAGTCTCTGTACCCGGACAGAAAAAAAGATTGGACTATGATTCCAAAAACGCTTTTCTTTGCAAAAACAGAAAACCATGCAGAAGACATATTGAAAGCAATCAAAAAGGTTTTCAAAAACGAATTTCCTAACGGAGAAATCCCCGAACATTATGCCCAGTTGATTACGTGTAAATCCGGAAATTCAAATCAACTGATCAGCGATTTTAGAAATGATAAAGATTTTCGGATTGCAATTACCGTTACCCTTGTTGCAACAGGCACCGATATCAGACCTTTGGAAATTCTTGTTTTTATGCGCGATATACATTCCGAAGTTCTCTACACTCAGATGAAAGGACGCGGATGCAGAACGTTTGCCGACGATAAACTAAGAAATGTAACCTCAAATGCGGCCTCAAAAGACTTTTATTATCTTGTGGATGCCGTCGGCGTAACGGAACACGAAAAATCAATGCCGACTCTGGGCGGAAGCGGCGATATAAAAAAAGTCTTGCCGCTTAAAGACCTGCTTGAACATCTTGCACACGGAGACTTATCCGATAAGAATTTAGAACTTTTAGCAGGCTATCTTTCAAACGTAAATAAAAAAGCCGAAGCGGAAGATATTATCGAACTTAATGACTTACTCGCCGCTATTACCGTAAAACAATTGGCTGTAAATATTTTTGAATCAATCGCACCCGAATCTTGCAGTTTACCCCCATATAAAGATATTAATGAGCCGAACACGGAAAGAAAGATTTTGATTTCCCTGCTCATAAATAATGTAAAAGCCCGCAAAAAACTTTTGGAAATCAATGCAGGATTTATTAAAATTGCCTTTGAAAAACAGGACTCTTTAATTTATGCAGGATTTTCAAAAGAACAGGCAAAAGAATATATCACTACATTTGAAACCTATCTTGATGACAATAAAGATGAAATTGAAGCATTAAGAATTCTTTATAATCAGGAAAAGGTTGCCATCACGTATACGATGCTTAAAGATTTGGAAAAGAAACTGATTGCGTATAATAACCAGTTCAAGCCGGAATTCTTATGGACGTGCTATCAAACGCTGGACGGAGAAAGCGGAAAAGTAAAACCTTTAAACAGAGAAACGGAACTGGGCGTTTTTACCAATCTTATTCAACTGGTAAGATACGGATATAAGTTGGACGATGAACTTGTGTCCCTTAAAAGACGATTCGGCAGCTATTTTAACCTTTATTGCGGGCAGGCTTGGCGTAAATTTACGCCGGAACAAATTGAAATTGTGCGGCAGATTGCAGAATATATCGTTCAAAACGGCTGTATCACGAACATTGAATTAAACAATGCAAAGCATGATTTGTTTGTAAAAGCCGTTCCAATCTTCGGGGCCGATAAACTAAACGCGGAAATGCAGACAATCTCCAAATATTTATTCTACGGAAAGGCAGCATAA